The DNA region GGCACTCTGTGAAAGTTGGAGTAAAGGGTGGCTACGTCCCTGGATAACGATTTACCCTAAAGGATAACAATTTCTAAGTATCAAAAATACTGATACTTAGAACTCTGTTTATAACTATACAAATTCTCTGGCATTATTAATTATTTTTCTCATATCACCTATCATATATAATGAACCAGAAACTAAAAGTAAGTCGCCATTTTTACAATATCCTTTAGCCTTAATAAAGGCTTCTTTGTAGTCATCAAAACTTTCACAATTAGAATTAAACCTTTTTACAATCTTAGCTAAATCTTTAGATATTTCGGCCCTGTCACTATTTGGAGTTACTGCTATGATATACTTAGCTTTAGGTGCAATAATTTTTACCATAGCTTCTACTTGCTTATCAGCTAGTATTCCTAAAATAAGAACAATATTATTATATTTAAAATATTTATCAACACTTTCACTTAAATTTTTTATTCCATCTATATTATGTGCACCATCTAATACTACCAATGGAGAATCTGATAAAACTTCTAGTCTTCCCCTCCAAATAACACTCTTTAAGGCTCTTTCAATGCATGCTTTTGTTACATTAATACCTTTATCTTTAAGCTCTTCTATGCAGTGAATAGCTGTACTGCAATTTAAAAGCTGATACTTTCCTAAAAGTGATAATTTTATATTATAAATATCCTTTGAAGTTTTAACTCTAATTTGTTGATAATATTTTGATTCTTCCTGTGATTTAAATGTATTTATAAATTCTGCAGACTCTCTTGAGACACTAATAATCTTGGAATTATGTTTAGCACAAGTTTCTCTTATTACAACTTCACACTCAGCCTCTTGAGGATATAGAATAACCGGTACATTATTTTTAATAATCCCTGCTTTTTCATGAGCTATTTCAGTTAATGTATTACCTAATATATTCATGTGATCATAGCTTATAGAGGTTATAACACTGACTAAAGGTGTAATAACATTAGTAGAATCTAATCTCCCACCAAGACCCACTTCTATAACCGCATAATCTACTTGTTTTTTGTAAAAATACAAAAATGCTGTACAGGTTATTATTTCAAATTCTGTAGGATGCTCATATCCTAATTTTATCACTTCATTCACAGCTGTAGACAGCTCTGTTACCACTTCACAAAGTTCTTCTTTAGGTATATTCTTTTCGTCTATACGTATTCTTTCTTCAAATTCCTCTATAAAAGGGGATGTATACATGCCTACTTTATATCCAGCTTCTATAAGAATTTTAGACACCATAGCTGTAGTAGAGCCTTTTCCATTAGTCCC from Clostridium pasteurianum BC1 includes:
- a CDS encoding bifunctional folylpolyglutamate synthase/dihydrofolate synthase encodes the protein MDYKETMDYIKNTAKFGSNYGLSRTKKILELLGNPEEKLKCIHIAGTNGKGSTTAMVSKILIEAGYKVGMYTSPFIEEFEERIRIDEKNIPKEELCEVVTELSTAVNEVIKLGYEHPTEFEIITCTAFLYFYKKQVDYAVIEVGLGGRLDSTNVITPLVSVITSISYDHMNILGNTLTEIAHEKAGIIKNNVPVILYPQEAECEVVIRETCAKHNSKIISVSRESAEFINTFKSQEESKYYQQIRVKTSKDIYNIKLSLLGKYQLLNCSTAIHCIEELKDKGINVTKACIERALKSVIWRGRLEVLSDSPLVVLDGAHNIDGIKNLSESVDKYFKYNNIVLILGILADKQVEAMVKIIAPKAKYIIAVTPNSDRAEISKDLAKIVKRFNSNCESFDDYKEAFIKAKGYCKNGDLLLVSGSLYMIGDMRKIINNAREFV